One genomic segment of Coffea arabica cultivar ET-39 chromosome 6e, Coffea Arabica ET-39 HiFi, whole genome shotgun sequence includes these proteins:
- the LOC113696245 gene encoding pentatricopeptide repeat-containing protein At2g41720, whose amino-acid sequence MATLPHHSPFLRLSNPPEPNSISKPANATRPRTTRLTIHCKKPKNEEAFKEKKKAHVDYDNGTHRVSVQVSGLRASDLPKRHRLRVATDRFQKDWSISEVVEKIMALNRFEDIEGVLNRWAGRFARKNFPVLIREITQTGSIEHSIQVFSWMKNKKIYCARNDIYNMMIRLHARHNQVDQARGLFFEMQQWRCKPDVETYNALINVHGRIGQWRWAMNIMEDMLRAAIPPSRSTYNNLINACGSTGNWKEALRVCKQMTENGVGPDLVTHNIMLSAYKSGAEYSRALSYFELMKGTNIRPDTTTLNIIIHCQIKLGQYEKAVQLFNSMREKRAECHPDVVTFTSIMHMYSVLGQVENCKAVFNSLLAEGLKPNVVSYNALLGAHASSGMSTEALSIFHEMKQKGLRPDVVSFTSLLNAYGRSQQPQKAREIFEMMKQNHCKPNLVSYNALIDAFGYNGLLSEAVEVLHEMEQNGVQPNVVTISTLLAACGRCCQKVKIESILRAAELRHIKLNTVAYNSAIGSYMNFGDFDKAIILYGSMRKHNVKPDSVTYNVLISGCCKMSKFSNALEFLNEMLDLKVPLSQEVYSSAICAYSKQGQLAGAESMFSMMKMAGFHPDVVTYTAMLHAYSVGDDWEKAFAIFQEMELHGVQPDSIACSTLMRAFNRGCQPGKVLLAADFMKEKKIPLSDAIFSEIISACTILRDWRRTTEIIKMMETSLAIVSVGTLNQLLHSIGKSGKIETMMKLFYKMVALGSEVNFSTYSILLKNLLASGNWRKYVEVLQWMEDGGIQPSMKMYHDILSFAQKSAGIQYGATIQECVESMKRRSKVEASLEKPRESSSQAQALIGGVKIL is encoded by the exons ATGGCAACTTTACCCCATCACTCCCCCTTCCTGAGGCTCTCCAACCCACCCGAACCAAACTCCATCTCCAAACCCGCAAATGCAACCCGTCCAAGAACAACCCGGTTAACAATTCATTGCAAAAAACCCAAGAACGAGGAAGCAttcaaggagaagaagaaagccCACGTGGACTACGACAATGGGACCCATCGTGTCTCTGTACAAGTCAGCGGGCTCCGGGCATCCGACTTGCCGAAGCGGCACCGTTTACGGGTCGCAACCGACCGGTTCCAGAAGGACTGGTCCATCTCAGAGGTTGTGGAGAAGATAATGGCGCTCAACCGGTTTGAGGATATTGAAGGCGTCTTGAACCGCTGGGCTGGCCGGTTTGCCCGCAAGAATTTCCCGGTTCTTATCAGG GAAATAACTCAAACAGGTTCAATTGAACATAGCATTCAAGTGTTTTCTTGGATGAAGAATAAGAAGATATATTGTGCAAGAAATGATATCTATAATATGATGATAAGATTACATGCTAGGCATAATCAAGTGGATCAAGCACGTGGCTTGTTCTTCGAGATGCAACAGTGGAG ATGCAAGCCGGATGTTGAAACCTATAATGCACTCATTAATGTGCATGGTCGAATTGGTCAGTGGCGCTGGGCAATGAATATCATGGAAGACATGCTTCGTGCAGCT ATTCCACCAAGTAGGTCAACTTACAACAACTTGATCAATGCATGTGGATCTACTGGTAATTGGAAAGAAGCTCTTAGAGTTTGCAAGCAAATGACCGAAAATGGAGTGGGGCCTGATCTGGTGACCCACAATATAATGCTATCTGCATATAAAAGTGGGGCTGAATATTCTAGAGCATTATCCTACTTTGAACTGATGAAAGGAACAAATATTCGTCCTGACACTACTACCCTTAATATTATTATACATTGCCAGATAAAGCTTGGTCAATATGAGAAAGCTGTTCAACTTTTTAATtcaatgagagagaaaagagcaGAATGTCACCCTGATGTTGTAACATTTACTAGTATCATGCATATGTATTCGGTTTTGGGCCAGGTTGAAAACTGCAAAGCTGTTTTTAACTCACTGCTAGCAGAAGGTTTGAAGCCTAATGTTGTTTCATATAATGCATTACTTGGTGCACATGCTTCATCTGGGATGAGTACAGAGGCCTTATCAATTTTTCATGAGATGAAACAGAAGGGACTCAGGCCAGATGTTGTCTCTTTTACATCTTTGCTCAATGCTTATGGAAGGTCACAGCAACCACAGAAGGCCAGGGAAATATTTGAGATGATGAAACAGAACCATTGCAAACCAAATCTAGTGAGCTATAATGCTCTCATTGATGCCTTTGGTTATAATGGGCTTTTATCTGAAGCTGTTGAAGTGTTGCATGAAATGGAGCAGAATGGCGTCCAACCTAACGTTGTTACAATTAGTACCTTGTTGGCGGCCTGTGGCAGGTGTTGTCAAAAAGTGAAGATTGAATCCATATTGCGAGCTGCTGAGTTGCGGCACATTAAATTGAACACAGTTGCATATAATTCTGCGATTGGAAGTTACATGAATTTTGGGGACTTTGATAAAGCAATAATTTTATATGGGTCGATGAGGAAACATAATGTTAAACCCGATTCTGTCACTTACAATGTGTTGATAAGTGGTTGCTGTAAGATGTCAAAGTTCTCTAATGCACTTGAATTTCTCAATGAAATGTTGGACCTCAAAGTTCCATTATCCCAAGAGGTGTATTCATCTGCTATATGTGCCTATAGTAAACAG GGTCAACTTGCTGGAGCAGAATCAATGTTTTCCATGATGAAGATGGCTGGTTTTCATCCCGATGTTGTCACATATACTGCTATGCTACATGCATATAGTGTTGGTG ATGATTGGGAGAAAGCTTTTGCAATATTTCAAGAAATGGAATTGCATGGTGTCCAGCCAGATTCTATAGCTTGTTCAACTCTTATGAGAGCTTTTAATAGAGGATGCCAACCAGGAAAAGTTCTGCTTGCTGCAGAttttatgaaagaaaagaagatcCCCTTGTCAGATGCTATTTTCTCCGAAATTATCTCAGCATGTACCAT CTTGCGAGATTGGAGAAGAACTACTGAAATTATAAAAATGATGGAGACTTCATTAGCTATTGTCTCTGTTGGAACTCTTAATCAACTTTTGCATTCTATCGGGAAATCTGGGAAGATTGAAACCATGATGAAG TTATTCTACAAGATGGTGGCATTAGGTAGTGAAGTCAACTTCTCAACGTATTCAATTCTCTTAAAGAATCTTTTGGCTTCTGGAAATTGGAGGAAATATGTGGAG GTTCTGCAATGGATGGAGGATGGAGGAATTCAGCCTTCAATGAAAATGTACCATGACATACTATCCTTTGCTCAAAAAAGCGCTGGAATTCAGTATGGAGCTACCATACAAGAGTGTGTTG AATCCATGAAGAGGAGAAGTAAGGTTGAAGCATCGCTGGAAAAGCCAAGAGAATCCTCCTCGCAAGCCCAAGCATTGATAGGTGGAGTAAAAATTTTATAG
- the LOC113696246 gene encoding pentatricopeptide repeat-containing protein At1g79540, which translates to MLRKTTSDVISRSYSYNLHRRRASFSSSSCKLAVTNEVLNIIEQISPMEPALEKVVPFLTREVVASVIEEKKKNLELGFRFFIWAMKNKRLRSRASHSLIVDMLVGDNCSGKSGHLDGFELYWRIFDEVRKRVGPMDSAALAVLISAYWKIKNAEKAVETFGKMREFDCTPDLYVYNIILHVVVKKDVILLALALYNMMLKSNCRPNCSTFNILIHGLCKSGKTQDALHLFDEMRDLGLLPNKTTYTMILLGLCQAKRTDDAHRLFNLMKTSGCLPDNVTYNALLNGFCKLGRVDEAFALLKSFTKDGYAVKLPGYSCLVDGLIRARRIDEAHELFQKLFEIPVIPDRVLYTTMMRGLSQAGRLKDALNLLKDMTQRGVVPDTQCYNTLIKGFCDIGLLDQARSLQLEISRNDLFPDTCTYTVLICALCENGMVREAQNIFDEMEKIGCFPSVVTFNSLIHGLCMSGLLEKAHLMFYRMEIGKNPSLFLRLSQGADRVLDSASLQTMVEKLCDSGSILKAYKLLMQLADSGVVPNVITYNILINGLCKGGNLNGAFKLFEELQLMGHSPDKITYGTLIDGLQMAGREEDAFKLFEQMSNNGCTPGPEVYKSLMTWACRKMKTSLASSIWLKYMKAVGGEANEKIGSIEKHFEEGNLEMAVKGILEIDFQSVTFDSAPYNIWLIGLCQAQRTEEALKVFSILEELSINISAPGCVMLIQSLCNDGKLDQAISIFLYTLEKGIRLMPRICNNLLTMLLHSQEKAEDAFYLLKEMKSMGYNFDSYLYKNTKSLLIHHRYRKVRKLESVSHG; encoded by the coding sequence ATGTTAAGAAAGACGACTTCCGATGTGATTTCCCGTTCTTATTCGTATAACCTTCACCGTCGCCGGGcatcattttcttcatcttcttgcAAATTGGCGGTCACCAATGAGGTTCTCAATATCATTGAGCAAATTAGCCCAATGGAGCCAGCTCTTGAGAAGGTAGTCCCTTTTCTAACTCGTGAAGTGGTAGCTTCTGttattgaagaaaaaaagaaaaaccttgAATTGGGATTTAGATTTTTTATCTGGGCTATGAAGAACAAGCGTCTTCGCAGCCGGGCTTCACATAGTTTAATAGTTGACATGCTTGTTGGGGATAATTGTAGTGGTAAAAGTGGTCATCTTGATGGGTTTGAGTTATATTGGAGGATTTTTGACGAGGTTAGGAAACGGGTGGGTCCTATGGATTCAGCTGCATTGGCCGTATTGATTTCGGCGTATTGGAAGATTAAAAATGCTGAAAAGGCCGTGGAAACATTCGGGAAAATGAGAGAGTTCGATTGTACACCGGATTTATATGTTTATAACATAATATTGCATGTTGTAGTTAAGAAAGATGTCATTTTGTTAGCGTTGGCACTGTATAATATGATGTTGAAATCAAATTGTAGGCCTAATTGCTCGACTTTTAACATTTTGATCCATGGGTTGTGCAAGAGTGGGAAGACTCAGGATGCGTTACatctgtttgatgaaatgcgtGATCTAGGATTGTTGCCTAATAAGACTACCTACACTATGATTCtcttgggtttgtgtcaggcgAAGAGGACTGATGATGCACATAGGCTGTTTAATTTGATGAAGACTAGTGGTTGTTTGCCGGATAATGTCACTTATAATGCTTTGCTTAATGGGTTTTGTAAGTTGGGCAGGGTTGATGAGGCATTTGCCCTGTTGAAGTCTTTTACAAAAGATGGCTATGCCGTTAAACTACCAGGCTACAGTTGTTTGGTTGATGGCTTGATTAGAGCCCGTAGGATTGATGAAGCACACGAACTCTTTCAGAAACTTTTTGAGATTCCTGTGATACCTGATCGAGTATTATATACGACTATGATGCGTGGGCTATCGCAAGCTGGAAGGTTAAAGGATGCTTTGAATCTGTTGAAGGACATGACACAAAGGGGTGTTGTACCAGATACTCAATGTTACAATACTTTAATTAAGGGGTTCTGTGACATAGGTCTGTTAGATCAAGCGCGGTCTCTTCAGCTAGAAATTTCAAGGAATGATCTCTTCCCTGATACATGCacttatactgttttaatttgtGCTTTGTGTGAGAATGGCATGGTTCGAGAGGCGCAGAATATTTTTGATGAGATGGAGAAGATTGGCTGCTTTCCCTCTGTTGTAACCTTTAATTCTCTTATTCATGGTTTATGTATGTCTGGTCTGCTTGAGAAAGCTCACCTTATGTTCTACAGGATGGAGATAGGAAAAAACCCTTCATTATTTCTAAGGCTTTCTCAGGGTGCAGATAGAGTTCTTGATAGTGCAAGCCTCCAAACAATGGTGGAGAAATTGTGCGACTCTGGGTCGATATTAAAAGCTTACAAGCTTCTCATGCAGCTGGCTGATAGTGGGGTTGTACCAAATGTCATAACATACAACATTTTGATAAATGGCTTATGCAAAGGTGGCAATTTGAATGGTGCTTTCAAACTTTTTGAGGAGCTCCAACTCATGGGGCATTCTCCCGATAAAATCACATATGGAACTCTAATAGATGGGCTTCAGATGGCTGGTCGTGAAGAGGATGCATTTAAGCTCTTTGAACAGATGAGTAATAATGGATGCACGCCTGGCCCAGAGGTTTACAAGTCACTTATGACTTGGGCTTGCAGAAAGATGAAGACATCTCTGGCTTCTAGCATTTGGTTGAAATATATGAAGGCTGTTGGTGGTGAGGCAAATGAAAAAATTGGGTCCATTGAAAAACATTTTGAGGAGGGAAACTTGGAAATGGCTGTTAAAGGGATACTTGAAATTGATTTTCAGTCAGTAACTTTTGATTCTGCACCTTATAATATTTGGCTCATTGGTCTGTGTCAGGCACAAAGGACAGAGGAGGCTTTAAAGGTTTTCTCCATCCTTGAGGAGCTTTCTATAAATATATCTGCTCCTGGTTGTGTGATGTTAATCCAGAGTCTTTGCAATGATGGAAAGCTGGATCAGGCAATTAGCATTTTCCTGTACACTCTGGAGAAAGGCATCCGATTGATGCCACGAATCTGCAACAATCTACTAACTATGTTACTTCATTCTCAAGAGAAGGCGGAGGATGCATTTTATCTCTTAAAAGAAATGAAGTCCATGGGATACAATTTTGATTCCTATCTTTACAAAAATACTAAATCCCTTTTAATTCATCATAGATATAGAAAAGTAAGAAAACTGGAAAGTGTGTCACATGGGTAA